From a region of the Xanthomonas rydalmerensis genome:
- a CDS encoding GGDEF domain-containing protein: MSCDSAASTARGTISNAAVAPKPNELAVLTAAELRLFSEFGRARTVRAGDVLFRRGDGGSAMFVITSGVIDLDFGEDLVVKHLGHGEFFGELGLLIGNHMRSADALAASDGALVELDHDDFQRLVDRDPGVVAYFLRRTIMRVVMNEQTLIRQLRRRNRDLEAALDNLYATTHQLTQTEELVRTDELTGLHNRRGLILRLQECRRDGRSPGPGLLLIDCDRFKHINDAHGHLVGDRVLQNVANILRSVAGPDDIACRLGGDEFCLLVAAGTVEDLRRIGEFVLATVQNLLGVPHPAPHICPVSIGISRVDPHSDWNDWYANADAALYEAKRQGGNRLYWHDLASANC, encoded by the coding sequence ATGAGCTGCGACAGCGCCGCATCCACCGCACGCGGCACAATTTCCAACGCTGCGGTCGCTCCGAAGCCGAACGAGCTGGCGGTGCTGACGGCCGCGGAATTGCGCCTGTTTTCCGAGTTCGGTCGCGCCCGCACGGTGCGCGCCGGCGATGTGCTGTTCCGCCGCGGCGACGGCGGCAGCGCCATGTTCGTGATCACCAGCGGCGTGATCGATCTGGATTTCGGCGAGGACCTGGTGGTCAAGCACCTGGGCCATGGCGAGTTCTTCGGCGAGCTGGGTCTGTTGATCGGCAACCACATGCGCAGCGCCGACGCGCTCGCCGCCAGCGATGGCGCCCTGGTGGAGCTGGACCACGACGACTTCCAGCGCCTGGTCGACCGCGACCCGGGCGTGGTCGCCTACTTCCTGCGCCGTACCATCATGCGCGTGGTGATGAACGAGCAGACCCTGATCCGCCAGCTGCGCCGACGCAACCGCGACCTGGAAGCGGCGCTGGACAACCTCTACGCCACCACCCACCAGCTCACCCAGACCGAAGAACTGGTGCGCACCGACGAACTCACCGGCCTGCACAACCGCCGCGGGCTGATCCTGCGCCTGCAGGAGTGCCGCCGCGACGGCCGTTCGCCCGGTCCGGGTCTGCTGCTGATCGACTGCGACCGCTTCAAGCACATCAACGACGCCCACGGCCACCTGGTCGGCGACCGCGTGCTGCAGAACGTCGCCAACATCCTGCGCTCGGTGGCCGGGCCGGACGACATCGCCTGCCGCCTGGGCGGCGACGAGTTCTGCCTGCTGGTGGCCGCCGGCACGGTCGAGGATCTGCGCCGCATCGGCGAATTCGTGCTCGCCACCGTGCAGAACCTGCTGGGCGTGCCGCACCCGGCGCCGCACATCTGCCCGGTCAGCATCGGCATCAGCCGGGTCGACCCGCATTCGGACTGGAACGACTGGTACGCCAACGCCGATGCGGCGCTGTACGAAGCCAAGCGCCAGGGCGGCAATCGCCTGTACTGGCACGACCTCGCCTCCGCCAACTGCTGA